From Vanessa cardui chromosome 11, ilVanCard2.1, whole genome shotgun sequence, the proteins below share one genomic window:
- the LOC124533870 gene encoding argininosuccinate lyase, with translation MSDRYKLWGGCFEEEPSSVLRRLNDSLGIDSRLYREDIKGSKAWAEELHRSGHLSKQDNDAIQKGLDKVEEEIAEELYNNGRLNDTEEDIHSVVERRLTEHAGEAALRLHTARSRNDQSATDTKLWMLSSLKRIQNEIIRLASVLVKRAEQEIDIICPGYTHLQRAQPIRWSHFLLSYAWSLRDDVKRLEEQRIRLSSCPLGSGAIAGCALPIDRKRLATSLGFQNVTPNSMFAVGSRDHIVEFLNWASLCGLHLSRLAEDLIIYSSQEFKFIQHSDQFSTGSSLMPQKRNPDGLELVRGAAGILLGDAFSFSCILKGLPSTYNKDLQSDKEILFRSYDRLLDCLKVTVGTVSTMKVDVEKARSLLEPGMLATDLAHALVRRGVPFRRAHHLVGAALRRAAALGLDLQQLPHREYVAICPEFGTEHELMKIFSWESSVEQYTTEGGTSRNTVLQQIQELNQWLEGNITTCE, from the exons ATGTCTGAT CGATATAAACTTTGGGGAGGCTGTTTTGAAGAAGAACCTTCTTCAGTATTACGGCGTCTGAACGACTCTCTAGGAATAGACTCGCGACTTTATCGAGAAGATATCAAAGGCAGCAAAGCGTGGGCGGAGGAACTACATCGAAGTGGACATCTTTCTAAGCAGGACAATGATGCTATACAAAAGGGACTAGATAAA GTGGAGGAGGAGATCGCAGAGGAGCTCTACAACAATGGCAGGCTAAACGATACCGAGGAAGACATACATTCTGTTGTCGAAAGGCGTCTAACAGAGCACGCTGGAGAAGCCGCTCTACGCCTGCATACCGCTCGCAGTCGCAACGATCAGTCCGCTACCGACACCAAGCTATGGATGCTTTCTTCGCTAAAAAGAATTCAAAACGAAATTATACGTCTCGCCTcg GTTCTCGTAAAACGGGCAGAGCAAGAAATAGATATAATATGTCCCGGATATACTCATTTGCAACGAGCACAGCCCATCCGGTGGAGTCACTTTTTATTAAG CTATGCTTGGTCATTACGAGACGACGTGAAGAGATTAGAAGAGCAGAGAATTCGCTTGTCATCTTGTCCCCTCGGCAGTGGGGCTATTGCCGGCTGTGCATTGCCGATTGACCGTAAACGATTAGCCACGAGCTTGGGATTTCAAAATGTTACACCCAACTCCATGTTTGCTGTTGGTTCGAGGGACCACATAG ttgaaTTTCTGAACTGGGCATCACTATGTGGATTACATCTTAGTAGATTAGCAGAGGACCTAATAATCTACAGCTCACAAGAGTTTAAATTCATACAGCACTCCGATCAATTTTCTACCGGCTCCAGTCTCATGCCCCAAAAACGTAATCCCGATGGCTTAGAACTTGTACGAGGAGCGGCTGGAATATTACTCGGCGACGCATTCTCATTCAGCTGTATTTTAAAAGGCTTACCAAGTACATACAATAAGGATTTACAATCGGATAAGGAAATCTTGTTCAGATCATATGACAGACTGCTGGATTGCTTAAAAGTCACCGTGGGAACCGTATCTACCATGaaa GTGGACGTTGAAAAAGCACGCAGCCTGCTAGAACCAGGTATGCTGGCGACGGATCTGGCGCACGCCCTGGTGCGTCGCGGCGTGCCGTTTCGCCGCGCGCATCATCTGGTCGGAGCCGCACTGCGCCGCGCCGCCGCTCTCGGGCTCGATCTACAGCAATTGCCGCATCGTGAATATGTCGCTATATG CCCCGAATTTGGCACTGAACATGAACTAATGAAAATTTTCTCCTGGGAGTCGAGCGTAGAACAGTACACCACAGAAGGTGGCACTTCCAGAAACACTGTTTTGCAACAAATCCAAGAATTGAATCAATGGCTAGAAGGCAATATTACAACttgtgaataa
- the LOC124533552 gene encoding probable serine hydrolase: MAKKLLYSTILNPKSSFIRPILKDIQVKQIHTETPVKEIQIPVKWGHVAAKLWGGENEKPILALHGWQDNAGTWDTLAPSLSKKRPILAIDFPGHGLSSWIPEGMQYYTWDFARFILYLKEYFKWDKVSLLSHSMGSIAGMRFASVFPDEVDFFIAVDSLIYDDYDLNQIVENYPKILRKIEMTQSLKGEPPSYTMEEMIKIWHLGTRKSVSNESVPHLIKRGAKESAINPNKYYFSRDPRLKHTLFCVEDKKFVEVLVKRLKCPTLYLKAIDSPFASDEHSVEMREVIAQNNSQFECHFLDGTHHVHLNNPELVLPIIVNFLEKYKFIK; encoded by the exons ATGGCTAAAAAGTTGCTATATTCTACGATATTAAACCCTAAGAGCTCGTTTATAAGACCTATATTGAAAGATATTCAGGTGAAACAAATTCATACTGAG ACTCCTGTAAAAGAAATTCAAATCCCTGTAAAATGGGGACACGTGGCAGCAAAATTGTGGGGTGGAGAAAACGAGAAACCGATACTAGCTTTGCATGGTTGGCAAGATAACGCCGGAACCTGGGATACTCTAGCGCCAAGTCTTAGCAAGAAACGTCCGATATTAGCAATTGATTTTCCTGGCCATGGACTTTCATCCTGGATTCCGGAAG GGATGCAGTACTACACGTGGGATTTTGCTCgctttattctatatttaaaggaatattttaaatggGACAAAGTGTCACTACTATCTCATTCAATGGGCTCTATAGCTGGAATGCGTTTCGCGAGTGTTTTTCCAGATGAGGTAGATTTCTTCATCGCGGTCGATAGTCTTATATACGATGATTACGATTTAAATCAGATAGTAGAGAATTACCCAAAGATTTTACGCAAAATAGAAATGACGCAATCGTTAAAAGGAGAGCCCCCAAGCTACACAATGgaagaaatgataaaaatatggcATTTAGGGACTAGGAAATCAGTCTCTAACGAGAGCGTCCCTCATCTCATTAAACGAGGAGCGAAAGAGTCAGCCATTAACccaaataagtattatttttcaagAGATCCTAGactaaaacatactttattttgCGTTGAAGATAAAAAATTTGTAGAAGTCCTCGTCAAAAGATTAAAATGCCCGACACTTTATCTTAAAGCAATAGATTCGCCTTTCGCTTCAGACGAGCATTCGGTAGAAATGCGAGAAGTAATCGCTCAAAACAATAGTCAATTTGAGTGTCATTTTCTTGATGGCACTCACCATGTGCACTTAAATAATCCAGAACTAGTGTTGcctattattgtaaattttttagaaaaatataagtttatcaagtaa
- the LOC124533553 gene encoding tRNA methyltransferase 10 homolog A, protein MEEINSTKEEFNYESNFPQCTLFDIKIDPGLKGDDGAELPRPFTKNQMRKWLKKVRWENSKAEKRSKEKARAKERRRKAKAENIDLGPNRKALKKMKFEKPKKNIGIIIDLSFDNLMIEKDRYKVIKQILRCYSINRRSDSPLQFHVTSFGEKTRVDMSRHNGYENWDIVYHEESYLNKFPKDKLFYLTSESDNIIECFEEDTYYIIGGLVDHNQHKGLCHKIAVEQGIRHGQLPLNKYVNMKTRKVLTIDHVFEIVLRVCEGMSWQDALIKVLPVRKGAHVCDSTNSYSSSIDVSFDSDGTN, encoded by the exons atggaAGAAATAAATTCTACTAAAGAAGAATTTAACTATGAATCGAATTTTCCACAATGTACtctttttgatattaaaatagatcCAGGCTTAAAAGGTGATGATGGGGCAGAATTACCACGACCGTTTACAAAGAATCAAATGCGGAAATGGTTGAAGAAGGTTAGGTGGGAAAATAGTAAAGCTGAAAAAAGATCTAAAGAGAAAGCCAGAGCCAAGGAACGGCGAAGAAAAGCCAAGGCTGAAAATATAGATTTAGGTCCAAATAGAAAGGCATTAAAGAAAATGAAGTTTGAGAaaccgaaaaaaaatattggcatCATAATAGATCTTAGTTTTGATAATTTGATGATAGAAAAAGACAGGTATAAAGtgattaaacaaattttaagatGTTATTCAATTAACAGGCGGTCAGATTCACCTTTACAATTTCATGTAACCAGCTTTGGAGAAAAGACTAGAGTTGATATGTCTAGACATAATGGTTATGAAAATTGGGAT ATAGTTTATCATGAAGAATCATATCTCAACAAATTTCCAAAGgacaaacttttttatttgacaagTGAATCAGATAATATCATTGAATGTTTTGAAGAAGATACCTACTATATAATAGGAGGTTTAGTGGATCATAACCAACACAAG GGTCTGTGTCATAAAATTGCAGTCGAACAAGGTATAAGACATGGTCAGttacctttaaataaatatgtcaatatgAAAACGAGAAAAGTTTTAACAATTGACCATg TATTTGAGATTGTGCTCAGAGTGTGTGAAGGTATGTCCTGGCAAGATGCACTCATTAAAGTATTGCCAGTAAGAAAAGGAGCACATGTTTGTGATTCCACTAATAGTTATTCTTCGAGTATAGATGTCTCCTTTGACAGCGATGGTACAAACTAA